The following proteins are encoded in a genomic region of Salminus brasiliensis chromosome 25, fSalBra1.hap2, whole genome shotgun sequence:
- the LOC140548041 gene encoding T-cell immunomodulatory protein-like: MWPPCFSSILALFVGFFVHHGAFGLQDVTTDLFGAENEGTVAAFGDFNSDKQTDVFVIRKQSELLIFLADLKAPYFKPKVHLAKDVFPSDIIISSVVPGDYDGDSQMDVLLTGHPKGSDVQQTKVFIFWGNNQTLDQADRVDLNVTFTDQPLVMDFNGDMIPDVFGVVSGVTEVCYLRDRKPRCERALSSDVKIRVPHSNAFIDLNKDFTAGCGESQVSAHTVAETGQRFTHVTEFRWRNASAVPDTATAVRNNPLFENGE; encoded by the exons ATGTGGCCGCCCTGCTTTAGCTCGATTTTAGCCTTATTTGTGGGCTTTTTTGTTCACCACGGCGCGTTTGGGCTTCAGGACGTGACCACGGATCTGTTCGGGGCGGAAAACGAGGGGACTGTAGCCGCTTTCGGTGATTTTAACTCGGATAAGCAGACGGATGTTTTCGTCATTAGAAAGC agtCAGAGCTGCTGATCTTCTTGGCTGATCTCAAAGCTCCTTATTTCAAACCCAAGGTGCATCTCGCCAAGGACGTTTTCCCCAG TGATATCATCATCAGCAGTGTTGTCCCAGGAGACTATGATGGAGATTCTCAGATGGATGTTCTCCTCACCGGTCACCCAAAAGGCTCCGATGTCCAACAGACAAAAGTGTTCATCTTCTGGGGGAATAACCAGACCCTGG ACCAGGCTGACAGAGTTGACCTCAATGTGACCTTTACTGACCAGCCCCTGGTTATGGA CTTTAACGGAGACATGATTCCAGACGTTTTCGGAGTGGTGAGCGGTGTGACGGAGGTTTGCTATCTCCGTGACCG AAAGCCTCGGTGTGAAAGAGCTCTCAGCTCTGACGTGAAGATCCGCGTTCCTCACTCCAACGCCTTCATCGACCTGAACAAGGACTTCACTGCTG GCTGCGGTGAGTCTCAGGTAAGCGCTCACACTGTTGCGGAGACGGGTCAGCGCTTCACTCATGTCACCGAGTTCAGGTGGAGAAATGCCAGCGCAGTTCCAGACACAGCT